One region of Chryseobacterium sp. C-71 genomic DNA includes:
- a CDS encoding response regulator receiver domain: MAYIDIAKEILKDNIKSAIYIDDNAREFDNNDDALTGEEEEEEEEEEEEEEEEEEEEEEEEEEGLSLELYAKFRKSGVSLEPIRYVRDSEGNEECVNYCLDNRDLILLNWHLEGQSGEKQSLKILNKIINKPNVHFCVIYTSEDRLDDVFRTILTNYCNLKPELFEEYKEYTEGIFGEGFDFVDFHKISLGRDKKDNWCVFEQRWQ, from the coding sequence ATGGCATATATAGATATTGCAAAGGAAATCTTAAAAGATAATATTAAATCAGCAATTTATATTGATGATAATGCTCGTGAATTCGATAACAATGATGATGCATTGACTGGTGAAGAAGAAGAAGAAGAAGAAGAAGAAGAAGAAGAAGAAGAAGAAGAAGAAGAAGAAGAAGAAGAAGAAGAAGAAGAAGGGTTGTCCTTAGAATTATATGCCAAATTTAGAAAATCAGGTGTTTCTTTAGAGCCAATAAGATATGTTCGAGATAGTGAAGGTAATGAAGAATGTGTGAACTATTGTTTAGATAATAGAGATTTAATTTTACTAAATTGGCATTTAGAGGGTCAATCCGGAGAAAAACAAAGTTTAAAGATCTTAAATAAAATAATTAATAAACCTAATGTCCATTTCTGTGTAATTTATACAAGTGAAGATAGACTTGATGATGTATTTCGAACTATATTAACTAATTATTGTAATTTAAAACCTGAACTATTTGAGGAATACAAAGAATATACAGAGGGTATATTTGGTGAGGGATTTGATTTTGTTGATTTTCATAAAATCAGCCTTGGAAGAGATAAAAAAGATAATTGGTGCGTTTTTGAGCAAAGATGGCAATAA
- a CDS encoding MBL fold metallo-hydrolase, with amino-acid sequence MKLKFLGTGTSQGVPVIGCTCEVCTSQNPKDNRFRASAMVTTDENRKILIDCGPDFRQQMLINKENHIDIALLTHEHNDHVIGLDDMRPLIFKSGKNMPLYCSERVGNEVKNRFPYAFADERYPGAPAFDLHTIENTPFEILDCEIIPIEVIHYKISVFGYKFKNLAYITDAGFISDIEKEKLQNLDILILNCIRKFDPHPAHFILPDVIKLYEELKPKKLFLTHLSHHFGLHDVEDKLLPAGIHLGYDGLEINF; translated from the coding sequence ATGAAGTTGAAATTTTTAGGAACCGGAACTTCGCAAGGTGTTCCCGTTATTGGTTGCACGTGTGAGGTTTGCACATCTCAAAATCCGAAAGACAACCGTTTTAGAGCTTCTGCAATGGTGACAACCGATGAAAATAGAAAAATTCTCATCGATTGTGGCCCCGATTTTCGTCAGCAAATGCTGATTAACAAAGAAAATCATATCGACATCGCTCTTCTCACCCACGAGCATAATGATCATGTGATTGGTCTTGACGATATGCGCCCGCTAATTTTTAAAAGTGGAAAAAATATGCCGCTTTATTGCAGCGAGAGGGTCGGAAATGAAGTTAAAAATCGTTTTCCGTATGCTTTTGCCGATGAAAGATATCCGGGAGCTCCTGCATTCGATCTGCATACGATTGAGAACACTCCATTTGAAATTTTAGATTGCGAAATTATCCCAATTGAAGTTATTCACTACAAAATTTCAGTTTTCGGGTATAAATTTAAAAACCTAGCATACATCACAGATGCCGGCTTTATTTCTGACATTGAAAAAGAGAAATTGCAAAATTTAGATATTCTTATCTTAAACTGCATTCGTAAATTTGATCCGCATCCTGCCCATTTTATATTGCCGGATGTGATAAAACTCTACGAAGAGCTAAAACCTAAGAAATTATTTTTGACACATTTGAGTCACCATTTCGGCCTGCATGATGTTGAAGATAAGTTACTTCCTGCCGGAATACACCTTGGTTACGATGGTTTGGAGATAAATTTTTAA
- a CDS encoding ABC transporter ATP-binding protein — MITVESVSKSFSGKPAVDNISFQANDKEILVLLGTSGCGKTTTLKMINRLIKADSGNILIDGKNIRNQKVEELRMGIGFVMQNSGLFPHYTIKQNIAVVPELLKWNKQKIQKRTEELLHKLHLPEDVLFRYPNELSGGQQQRVGIARALIANSPILLMDEPFGALDNITKADIHSEFKSLEELKSKTIILVTHDVQEAFELGHRICLMDKGKIIQTGTPKEMLYRPENDFVKDFFAENRLLLEYKVASLNDVKSFINSENFIDEFQFTEETSIWNALQKLSSDHKNTDAYEVLIKAFNDYRKLQIL; from the coding sequence ATGATTACAGTAGAATCGGTTTCAAAAAGTTTCAGCGGAAAACCAGCAGTGGACAATATTTCTTTTCAAGCCAATGATAAGGAAATATTGGTGCTTCTGGGAACGAGTGGTTGTGGAAAAACGACCACTTTAAAAATGATTAACCGTCTCATAAAAGCCGATTCCGGAAATATTTTGATTGATGGAAAAAATATCCGTAACCAAAAAGTGGAAGAACTCAGAATGGGAATCGGTTTTGTGATGCAAAATTCCGGTTTGTTTCCGCATTATACGATTAAACAAAACATAGCTGTTGTTCCGGAATTATTAAAATGGAACAAGCAAAAGATTCAAAAGAGAACCGAAGAACTCCTGCACAAACTTCATCTTCCTGAAGATGTTCTTTTCCGTTATCCTAACGAATTAAGCGGTGGCCAACAGCAGAGAGTGGGTATTGCCCGGGCTTTGATCGCCAATTCACCGATTCTTTTGATGGACGAACCTTTCGGAGCATTGGATAATATTACAAAGGCCGATATTCATTCGGAATTCAAATCGCTGGAAGAGCTTAAAAGTAAAACCATTATTCTTGTCACACACGATGTTCAGGAAGCGTTTGAACTGGGACACAGAATTTGTTTGATGGATAAAGGAAAAATTATTCAGACCGGAACTCCAAAGGAAATGTTGTATCGACCAGAAAATGATTTTGTGAAAGATTTCTTTGCCGAAAACAGACTGTTATTGGAATACAAGGTCGCAAGCTTAAATGATGTCAAATCTTTCATCAATTCAGAAAATTTTATCGATGAATTTCAATTTACAGAAGAGACAAGCATTTGGAATGCCTTACAAAAATTAAGCTCTGACCATAAAAACACAGATGCGTACGAAGTATTGATTAAAGCTTTCAACGATTACCGAAAATTACAAATCCTATGA
- a CDS encoding DUF3570 domain-containing protein: MKKVIISIIALFGFFNAQAQENTSTEPSKKLSLDEINLVSSYYKQDGNNAAVTGGVGSEKLTDISNSIDVVMVKYDKKFRKNKFTFDLGIDHYTSASSDMIDLKANSSASSADTRFYPSLGWSRENESKGSTLMAGVSYSGEYDYQSMGANIGFAQKTPNRMGEFTARFQTFIDQVSMIAPIELREDSSVQSTGTSGRNTFAFSLSYSQIINKNFQLELMTDAVQQTGYLSLPFHRVYFTDGSVHQEALPDKRFKLPVGIRANYFFGDKIILRSYYRYYTDDWGLKSHTINIETPVKISPFVSVSPFYRYYSQNGAKYFLPNQQHTAFNDFYTSNYDLSTFNSHFYGAGIRINPKNGLFGIQRLNMLEIRYGHYTKSIGMKSDIISLNLRFK; encoded by the coding sequence ATGAAAAAAGTAATTATAAGCATCATTGCGCTTTTCGGATTTTTCAACGCTCAAGCACAGGAAAATACCAGTACCGAACCATCAAAAAAACTGAGTCTGGATGAGATCAATCTCGTGTCAAGCTATTATAAACAAGACGGAAACAATGCTGCGGTAACTGGCGGTGTTGGGTCAGAAAAGCTCACAGATATTTCCAATTCCATAGATGTCGTTATGGTGAAATATGACAAAAAATTCAGAAAGAATAAGTTTACGTTTGATCTTGGGATAGACCATTACACGTCTGCATCGTCAGATATGATCGATCTGAAAGCCAATTCTTCAGCTTCAAGTGCAGACACCAGATTTTATCCTTCATTGGGCTGGAGCCGTGAAAACGAATCAAAAGGAAGCACGTTAATGGCTGGCGTTTCATATTCCGGAGAATACGATTATCAGTCGATGGGTGCAAATATTGGTTTTGCTCAAAAGACACCTAATAGAATGGGCGAGTTTACCGCAAGGTTTCAGACATTTATCGATCAGGTATCGATGATTGCACCAATAGAACTGAGGGAAGATTCTTCCGTACAAAGTACCGGGACAAGCGGAAGAAATACGTTTGCATTTTCGCTATCCTATTCACAGATCATTAATAAGAATTTTCAACTGGAATTAATGACTGATGCCGTTCAACAGACAGGTTATCTCAGTCTGCCTTTTCACAGGGTTTATTTTACCGATGGTTCTGTGCATCAGGAAGCTTTGCCGGACAAAAGATTTAAACTTCCGGTAGGGATTCGAGCTAATTATTTCTTTGGTGATAAAATAATTCTGCGAAGTTATTACCGCTATTACACCGACGATTGGGGACTGAAATCTCATACCATCAATATAGAAACGCCTGTGAAAATTTCGCCTTTCGTTTCTGTGAGTCCGTTTTACAGATACTATTCTCAAAATGGTGCGAAATATTTTCTGCCCAATCAGCAACATACCGCTTTTAATGATTTTTATACCAGCAACTACGATCTTTCAACCTTCAACAGTCATTTTTATGGAGCAGGAATCCGAATCAATCCAAAAAACGGATTATTCGGAATACAGCGACTCAATATGCTGGAAATCAGATATGGTCATTACACGAAATCCATCGGTATGAAGTCAGATATTATTTCATTAAATCTTAGATTTAAATAA
- a CDS encoding thioredoxin family protein, translating to MKTIFAVTMLALFSVFANAQTRFEQAKKNASEQNELILLNFSGSDWCIPCIKLHKNIIETDAFRKLSTDHILEYVNADFPRSKKNQPSAEIKKENVVLADLYNPKGLFPYTILLDSEGKILKTWEGLPSQDALAFSNEIRSFYQKK from the coding sequence ATGAAAACAATATTTGCTGTCACAATGTTGGCACTATTCTCGGTTTTTGCTAACGCACAGACACGTTTCGAACAAGCGAAAAAAAACGCTTCCGAGCAAAACGAATTGATACTTCTCAATTTTTCCGGTTCAGATTGGTGCATTCCGTGTATCAAACTGCACAAAAATATTATTGAAACTGATGCTTTCAGGAAGCTTTCAACCGACCATATTTTAGAATATGTGAATGCAGATTTCCCAAGAAGCAAGAAAAATCAACCTTCTGCAGAAATCAAAAAAGAGAATGTAGTTTTGGCAGACCTCTATAATCCAAAAGGTTTATTTCCGTATACAATTTTATTAGATTCTGAAGGAAAAATTCTGAAAACATGGGAAGGTTTGCCATCGCAGGACGCACTTGCTTTCAGCAATGAGATCCGAAGTTTCTATCAGAAAAAATAA
- a CDS encoding DUF4266 domain-containing protein, whose protein sequence is MKNISIKIIMGISVFFALSLTHSCTTVKEYEKNKLNDAEMVLGNRTIEKTELSFQSYREGSSGANAGKVGGGCGCN, encoded by the coding sequence ATGAAAAATATTTCAATAAAAATAATAATGGGCATATCTGTCTTTTTTGCCCTTTCACTAACTCATTCTTGTACAACAGTAAAAGAATACGAAAAAAATAAACTCAATGATGCTGAAATGGTTTTGGGAAACCGAACAATTGAAAAAACAGAACTGAGTTTCCAATCTTATCGTGAAGGTTCTTCGGGAGCTAATGCCGGCAAAGTTGGCGGTGGGTGTGGATGCAATTAA
- a CDS encoding GAF domain-containing protein, protein MSELKKRLSSILESPKHNTEEKLEKVCHLLDQEISYFNWTGFYFKNGDKDELKLGPYVGAETDHIIIPYGKGICGQVAVSNETFIVPDVHLQDNYLSCSIDTKAEIVVPIFKNGENIGQIDIDSHTIDPFTKEDLELLEWLCNEVSKIL, encoded by the coding sequence ATGTCTGAATTAAAAAAAAGACTTTCGTCTATTCTTGAAAGTCCAAAGCATAATACTGAAGAGAAACTTGAGAAAGTTTGTCATCTTTTAGATCAGGAAATATCCTATTTCAACTGGACTGGTTTTTATTTTAAAAACGGCGATAAAGACGAGTTGAAGTTAGGTCCTTATGTGGGTGCAGAAACAGATCATATTATTATCCCTTACGGAAAAGGAATTTGCGGACAGGTTGCAGTTTCAAACGAAACGTTTATCGTTCCTGATGTTCATTTGCAGGATAATTATCTGAGCTGTTCGATTGATACAAAAGCAGAAATTGTAGTTCCTATCTTCAAAAATGGAGAAAATATCGGGCAGATTGACATCGATTCTCACACCATCGATCCTTTCACGAAAGAAGATTTAGAATTGCTGGAATGGCTTTGTAATGAAGTTTCAAAAATTTTGTAA
- a CDS encoding TonB-dependent receptor: MYQKLTPKQKALTINLDPTIYGTFAEIGAGQETVRHFFRAGGASGTIAKAMSAYDKDFSDAIYGKEAKNRYVTQNRLRKMLRYEVSLIEERISRENSPNRKFFSYANTVTTINFDKTVKGHGWVGIRFQVKENEDYNEVVIHVKFKENDATLQQETLGNLGVNLIFGAFTYFDNPRRLIESLYDDVATDNLEIDMIDFSGPAFAYVDNRLMSLQLVKNNMTDAVIFNSQGNNMLPADVLYKKNIFAVRGSFRPVTRVNIDMLRNGMDMFLKDAICTQEETEVLIEITISNLRADGDIDERDFLDRVDVLGKLGYTVIISNFSEYYRLIDYFSHYTNGDIGVAMGVNNMLMVFDEKYYKDLSGGILEAFGKFFRNGMRVYLYPYKDPETHELLDSENLKVEESLKELYKYFKLNNRIVDIKNYDPEFLEIYSREILRKIACNVSGWENQVPEGVAEMIKERGMFGYKQELSLKQFS, encoded by the coding sequence ATGTATCAGAAACTAACTCCTAAACAAAAAGCATTAACAATTAATCTAGATCCTACTATTTATGGTACTTTCGCAGAAATTGGAGCAGGGCAGGAAACTGTACGACACTTTTTTAGAGCAGGAGGAGCTTCCGGTACTATTGCTAAGGCGATGTCAGCTTATGACAAAGATTTTAGTGATGCCATCTACGGAAAAGAAGCAAAAAACAGGTATGTAACTCAGAATAGACTTCGTAAGATGCTTCGTTATGAGGTTTCATTGATTGAAGAAAGAATTTCCAGAGAAAACAGCCCAAACAGAAAGTTTTTTTCTTACGCAAATACGGTAACGACCATCAATTTTGATAAAACGGTAAAAGGTCACGGTTGGGTAGGAATCCGTTTTCAGGTAAAAGAAAATGAAGATTATAATGAGGTTGTCATTCATGTAAAATTTAAAGAGAATGATGCTACTTTGCAGCAGGAAACTTTGGGCAATCTTGGTGTGAATCTTATTTTTGGTGCCTTTACGTATTTCGATAACCCTAGAAGGTTAATAGAGTCTCTTTATGATGATGTGGCTACAGACAATCTTGAGATTGATATGATTGATTTCAGCGGTCCAGCTTTCGCCTATGTTGACAATAGATTGATGTCTTTGCAGCTTGTGAAAAATAACATGACCGATGCAGTAATCTTTAATTCTCAGGGGAACAATATGCTTCCTGCAGATGTTTTGTATAAAAAGAATATTTTCGCAGTGAGAGGAAGTTTCAGACCGGTTACTAGAGTAAATATTGATATGCTCCGAAACGGAATGGATATGTTTCTGAAAGATGCCATCTGTACTCAGGAAGAAACTGAAGTTCTGATCGAAATTACCATCTCAAACCTGCGTGCAGACGGAGATATCGATGAAAGAGATTTCTTGGATAGGGTAGACGTACTTGGTAAATTGGGATATACCGTAATTATTTCAAACTTCTCAGAATACTACAGATTGATTGATTATTTCTCACATTATACGAATGGTGACATTGGTGTTGCGATGGGGGTGAATAATATGTTGATGGTATTCGATGAGAAATATTATAAAGATCTGTCTGGTGGAATTCTGGAAGCTTTTGGTAAGTTTTTCCGTAACGGAATGAGAGTATATCTTTATCCTTACAAAGATCCTGAAACTCACGAATTGCTTGATTCTGAAAACCTTAAAGTGGAAGAAAGTCTGAAAGAATTATATAAATATTTCAAATTAAATAATCGTATTGTAGATATTAAAAACTACGATCCGGAGTTTTTGGAAATTTATTCGAGAGAAATACTGAGAAAAATAGCCTGCAACGTAAGCGGTTGGGAAAATCAGGTGCCGGAAGGTGTTGCTGAAATGATAAAAGAAAGAGGAATGTTCGGTTACAAACAGGAGCTTTCTCTAAAACAATTTTCTTAA
- a CDS encoding FAD:protein FMN transferase, which translates to MQKEFRKSQKLMGNMFEITVVDESETVALKHIEAAVSEIVRIEKLLTTYSDDSQTNLINKNAGIKSVKVDAEVFQLIERSLRISDITDGYFDISYGGIDKTFWNFDREMVQLPDPELVKEHLKLVNYKNILLNAESQTVFLKEKGMRIGFGGIGKGYAAEMAKRILQQRGVSSAVVNASGDLTTWGSQADGKPWTIGIADPDNAVLPFSYMNITNTSVATSGNYEKFVVIDGKKYSHTINPKTGMPVSGIKSVTIICPNAEIADAMATPVTIMGVDAAIGLVNQINHLECIIIDDQNKIHSSKNINFK; encoded by the coding sequence ATGCAGAAAGAGTTTCGCAAATCCCAAAAATTGATGGGAAATATGTTTGAGATCACAGTCGTTGATGAGAGTGAAACAGTTGCTTTAAAACATATAGAAGCGGCTGTTTCGGAAATCGTCAGGATTGAAAAATTGCTCACGACTTACAGCGATGACAGTCAGACCAATCTCATCAACAAAAATGCAGGAATAAAATCTGTAAAAGTAGATGCAGAGGTTTTTCAGTTGATCGAAAGAAGTCTGCGAATCAGTGATATAACTGATGGCTATTTTGATATTTCTTACGGCGGAATCGATAAAACCTTTTGGAACTTCGACCGTGAAATGGTGCAGCTTCCCGATCCTGAATTGGTAAAAGAACATCTGAAACTTGTCAATTATAAAAACATTCTTTTGAACGCAGAAAGTCAAACGGTTTTTTTGAAAGAAAAAGGAATGCGAATAGGTTTTGGAGGCATTGGTAAAGGTTACGCTGCCGAAATGGCTAAAAGAATTCTTCAACAAAGAGGTGTTTCTTCTGCAGTTGTAAATGCTTCCGGAGATCTTACAACTTGGGGATCACAGGCAGACGGAAAACCGTGGACGATAGGGATTGCAGATCCCGATAACGCTGTGCTTCCGTTTTCTTATATGAACATCACTAATACTTCCGTGGCAACTTCCGGCAATTACGAGAAATTTGTAGTGATAGACGGTAAAAAATATTCTCACACCATCAATCCCAAAACGGGAATGCCGGTTTCGGGGATTAAGAGTGTGACTATTATTTGTCCGAATGCCGAGATTGCTGATGCGATGGCAACGCCCGTCACAATTATGGGAGTTGATGCGGCAATTGGTCTTGTGAATCAGATCAATCATTTAGAATGCATCATCATCGATGATCAAAATAAGATTCATTCATCCAAAAACATCAATTTTAAATAA
- a CDS encoding alpha/beta fold hydrolase, with the protein MCIPYGNNQSVGHYVQSDDAKIYYEIYGKGSPIVVLHGGIVGSPLEMGQLIDSLSQKHQVISISTRGHGRSEMGNKIPSYVQKAKDESAVLEKVTKEKVTIVGFSDGAYTGYFFC; encoded by the coding sequence ATGTGTATTCCTTACGGAAACAATCAATCTGTAGGACATTATGTACAATCTGATGATGCAAAGATCTACTATGAAATCTACGGAAAGGGAAGTCCGATTGTTGTACTGCACGGCGGAATCGTAGGTTCACCTTTGGAAATGGGTCAGCTGATCGATAGTCTTTCTCAGAAACATCAGGTGATCTCTATCTCTACACGCGGACACGGAAGATCCGAAATGGGTAACAAAATTCCAAGCTATGTACAAAAAGCCAAAGATGAGAGTGCGGTTCTTGAAAAAGTGACCAAAGAAAAAGTGACGATTGTAGGCTTTAGTGATGGCGCTTACACGGGCTATTTTTTTTGCTGA
- a CDS encoding phosphatase PAP2 family protein, with protein sequence MSFILYCSMLFFGQYKVMKDSVIITAKESKKYNDEMYHFSYKKLIIPTAFIGFGVISLNSDALKNLNSTTKYEINEHQPKQIKLDNYTQYLPAAMVYGYNIAGLKGKHNFKERTIIYGTSQLIVASVTLPLKHLVKEERPDGSNNLSFPSGHTATAFSSAHFLFREYKDENIWLAISGYPIAAFTGIYRAFNDKHWVGDIIAGAGFGILSTEIAYWIFPIVNKIFKNNESKDVTFIYPVIHSKSVGLGLVLNL encoded by the coding sequence ATGTCATTCATCTTGTATTGCTCAATGCTTTTTTTTGGGCAGTACAAAGTGATGAAAGATTCTGTAATTATCACTGCAAAAGAATCGAAAAAATATAACGATGAGATGTATCATTTCAGTTATAAAAAACTGATAATTCCAACAGCTTTTATAGGTTTCGGTGTGATAAGTTTAAATTCCGATGCGCTAAAAAATCTTAACAGTACAACAAAATATGAGATCAACGAACATCAACCCAAGCAAATAAAGCTTGATAATTATACTCAGTATCTTCCTGCAGCAATGGTGTACGGATATAATATTGCAGGGTTAAAAGGTAAGCACAATTTCAAGGAACGGACCATTATCTACGGAACATCTCAACTTATTGTAGCTTCTGTTACTTTACCTTTGAAACATTTGGTGAAAGAAGAACGTCCGGATGGCTCAAACAATCTTTCATTTCCTTCAGGACATACGGCAACGGCTTTTTCATCGGCGCATTTTCTTTTCAGGGAATATAAAGATGAAAATATATGGCTTGCAATTTCGGGATATCCAATTGCAGCTTTTACGGGGATTTATAGAGCTTTTAACGATAAACATTGGGTAGGAGATATCATTGCAGGAGCAGGTTTCGGTATCTTAAGCACCGAGATTGCTTATTGGATATTTCCCATCGTCAATAAGATTTTTAAGAATAACGAATCTAAAGATGTAACTTTCATTTATCCAGTTATTCATTCTAAATCTGTCGGTTTGGGTTTGGTGTTAAATCTTTAA
- a CDS encoding ABC transporter permease/substrate-binding protein codes for MTQQSLWQFIIEQHEKLLTQVVQHLGLTFLSLALAIVVGLPLGILIARKRKLSNPVLGFAGILQTIPSIALLGFMIPAFGIGATPAIVALLIYALLPIIRNTFTGITGVNPTVIEAAKAMGMSRKQLLFKVELPLAMPVIIAGIRTAAVINVGVATLASFVAAGGLGEFIFGGISLNNTNMILAGAIPAALLSILLDQTIAVLQKSGYQFLKKLKYIIPAILVVFGIVYLMSSVSDNKLKAGFTPEFMGRQDGDLGLRSVYGLNVNPKVVNDAVMYKAAYENELDLISGYSTDGRIKAFDLYVLEDDKKIFPPYFAAPIIKTKTLEKFPELEETLNLLSGKFNDSIMTDLNYRSDYLNQTPEKIAKDFLMKNKLYRVSRNGNSGTVRIGSKIFGEQYILTEMYKMLIEGYTNYKVETKTGLGGTKICFDALMNDAIDFYPEYTGTGLLVLLKPSAKSIQNVSKSADKTYQFVDSEFRKQYGIQWLEPLGFNNSYALMMRKKQADKLKIKSISDLKKYLDSK; via the coding sequence ATGACGCAACAAAGTCTTTGGCAGTTCATTATCGAACAGCACGAAAAATTACTGACCCAAGTTGTGCAACATTTGGGATTGACATTTTTGTCATTAGCTTTAGCGATTGTTGTAGGATTACCATTAGGAATTTTAATTGCCCGAAAAAGAAAATTATCAAATCCTGTTCTTGGTTTTGCCGGAATTTTACAGACCATTCCAAGTATCGCTTTGTTAGGTTTTATGATTCCAGCATTTGGAATTGGTGCAACACCAGCCATTGTCGCTTTGTTGATTTACGCACTTTTACCGATTATCAGAAATACTTTTACCGGAATTACGGGTGTAAATCCGACAGTCATCGAAGCTGCCAAAGCTATGGGAATGAGCCGGAAACAGCTGCTCTTCAAAGTCGAACTTCCGCTGGCAATGCCCGTGATTATTGCAGGGATTCGCACCGCTGCCGTTATCAATGTTGGTGTGGCAACCTTGGCTTCTTTTGTAGCTGCTGGCGGTTTGGGTGAATTTATCTTCGGTGGAATTTCTTTAAACAATACCAATATGATTTTGGCAGGTGCCATTCCTGCAGCACTATTATCGATTTTACTCGACCAGACGATTGCTGTTTTGCAGAAATCTGGCTATCAGTTTTTAAAGAAATTAAAGTACATTATCCCAGCAATCTTAGTGGTATTTGGAATTGTTTATTTGATGAGTTCCGTTTCAGATAATAAGTTGAAAGCAGGATTTACTCCCGAATTTATGGGAAGACAGGACGGAGATTTAGGTTTGCGCTCGGTTTATGGTTTGAATGTCAATCCTAAAGTCGTGAATGATGCCGTGATGTACAAAGCTGCTTATGAAAATGAATTGGATTTAATCAGCGGATATTCCACAGACGGTAGAATCAAAGCGTTTGATTTGTACGTTTTGGAGGATGATAAGAAGATTTTTCCTCCGTATTTTGCAGCACCGATTATCAAGACGAAAACTTTAGAAAAATTTCCTGAACTTGAAGAAACTTTGAATTTACTTTCCGGAAAATTTAACGATTCAATAATGACAGATTTGAATTACCGTTCAGATTATCTCAATCAAACGCCTGAAAAAATTGCCAAGGATTTTTTAATGAAAAATAAACTGTACAGAGTTTCCAGAAACGGAAATTCCGGAACCGTTCGAATCGGTTCGAAGATTTTCGGGGAGCAGTACATCCTCACAGAAATGTATAAAATGCTAATTGAAGGCTATACCAATTATAAAGTGGAAACCAAAACCGGTTTGGGCGGAACGAAAATCTGTTTCGATGCTCTAATGAACGACGCCATCGATTTTTACCCTGAATACACAGGAACCGGACTTTTAGTTTTATTAAAACCATCAGCAAAATCCATCCAAAACGTTTCGAAAAGTGCCGATAAAACGTATCAATTTGTGGATTCTGAATTCAGGAAACAATATGGAATACAGTGGTTGGAACCGCTGGGGTTTAATAATTCTTATGCCTTAATGATGCGAAAAAAACAAGCCGATAAACTGAAGATAAAAAGTATTTCTGACCTCAAAAAATATTTGGATTCAAAGTAA